From the genome of Solanum lycopersicum chromosome 7, SLM_r2.1:
CTAAAAGTTAAGCTTTATGTGAGGGTCATAAGCTATgtcttaacaataataaatactGATAATGTAAAAAGAACAACCGGCAAACTGACCATAATTCAAGCCGCACCAGAAGGTTGTAAATAACAAATGTAAGTAGTATAAGAAAAGATCATAGTACCAATAAAGAGATGATAAATTTAAGAGACAAGTTGCACACTTTGTAATTAAGGCTTGGCCATTACAAGAAAAACAAACCTTTGAATATACAATATCAACTGATGCCTAGGATGGGGAAAAAgggggttggggggggggggggggtgcaAGCACTATCTATTATCACTCACTTACAAAGCTTCACATGGTGaaacaaaacattaaaaaaaaaagaggagaaaaaataaacaaacaagGATACTCCCTAAAAACCGCATCCATGCCATGTGTTATATAGTTTAGAATAAATTcaacttccttttttttctttttctaataattGAAAACAATATAGTATAAGGTTAAAGTTGGGGTATACCGAGTGTGTGATTGTTTGTTGGTTTCTTTGAAGGAAATGAGTTGGTTTTCCACATTTGACAGTTGGGAAAAATCCAAACAACCACCTGCAGGAAGCATCATAGGTACGATAATGTCAGGAAAAAAGATTAGTGAGTATTAATAAGAACTTCAAGGCAGCTAAGAGTAAATTGGACTTAAAGTACAACTAATGATCATCACATGTAATCCAGTCAGTTAATGAAATAGTAGTAAACCTAACAACAAAGACACTTCCGATGGATGATGAACCAGCAAAGCAGTGCATCAATGCCATTCATATCCAAAGACAGAATAATAAAAGTTGAGAATCATGGCCCTACTCAAGGACCAGAATATTTATCACAACTCAGTATGGCCCATTGCAAGCATTTGGATGTCTAGTGTGTTTCACTACAGGGAAGAAAATGTACTGCTTTAAGGTTGGACAGTTAGGATTTCTAATTATAGTCCACCAACTTCTACTCAATGGTAAATGACTTGGTCTTGATGGTTGCCTACAATCTACTAGTCTAAGGAAGGTAGTATCATTTGAATATATGATAATGACTAGCCCTAGGACTCATATCAAATACTCATCATCTCATGCCTACCCCCTTAACTTTTAAAATGATTAGCTGAAAAAAATACAGTTTTtacaaaatcattattttttttgagtaaaaGAAGCCCAAAATACTGTATTGTTTCTCTTTTGAAGGGGAAGGGGGTCAAGAATTACAATGAGTATCAGCCACTAGACAGAAGTTTTAATGTCTTAAACAAGATGATTTATGTTTCAACTTGATCTTCTGATTTGCAAAAATGTGTACTTTAACACATTGTTAGGCATATTAGTTCCCACTACTCTTGCGCTGGGGGCCCTCGCCTTCTTACTCTCTTGAGCAAGAGACTGCACCTTCACTTAATGAGAAACTGACTTGTAAAGGGGATCTAGATCAAGTATATGAACATGGTCGTTCTTGTATTGAAAAATGGAAGGCAAATAAAGGAAATAGTACAACATTAACATGTCAAATTGGAATGTTGTTGACCGGTAAACGGTGGGAACCACTAATGTCATGTGGAATAAGTTAATATAGAATTGAAGTGCCAAGTAAATACTAGTTCTATATAgttaaagatgaaaaaattacCCTTCGTTGGCGGGGGTTAGTTGCTTAGCTAATTACTCCATGTCCTTGTGAAAATGCTCTTTAGCCTATTGCCTGAGAGTCTCTGCAAGGCCTTCTTAGCCCCCACAACCTCCGCCTCCGCCAGCTTCTGCAAATGTCCGTATGCGCCGGCCTCCACTAGCCGCTTCCGACAACCCTGGCTCCCTCCTGCCATGATTGCCGCCACCACTGCCACCGGGAACTTCTTCGAAACCGCATCATTCTTGGAATCCAACATCTGGACCAACTTCATCACACTCTTCTCGTCCTTAACCAATTCCTTCCTATTCGACTTCACAGCCAACAGCGAAACTAAAGCATTAGCTGCTACCTCTTGCAGCCCATCTGGTTTAGCTGATTCCATCAGCTTCACCAAAGACCCCATGCACCCTGCAATAGCCCTCTTCTTTTCTTCGCTAGTTGTTACATTTGCAAGCAATGAAGCGGAAATGTACTGTAACATTAAGCTACCATGCTTTATAAGCTCGGCTAACTGAATAGTAAATGTGGGATATGATGAAAGAATCCTTGACGCACTATCAGAAGAAGATAACGAATGAATTGCCCGTAAAACATATTCTAATGTATCAGAACTTGATGATTCATGAAGCAAATGAACCAATCTCTGCAACCCCTTTTCTTGAATTAACAAATCCCGATAATACTCACCAGAGGAAGCAAGAATGGCAATGCAATTTGCTGCCTTTTCTTGTGCTGATGGTTTGCCTGAAACCATTAACTGTAAAAGAACAGGAATCGCACCTTCTTCCGCTAACGCAATTCGAACATCTTCATTCGTGGATACATTCTTGATAGCCCCAACACCATGAAGTTGTGCAGCAATCGAACCAGATTTACACAAGTCTAGGAGTACAGAGACACCACCATAAGCTGAGATTGCCCAAGCATTTTCAGGGTCATTTGTGATGCATTCCACTGCCAAGACAGctctttccttcattgtaaCCGAACCAGACTCGATGATTCTCAGTAAAGGACCCAAAGCACCCTCTTCAAACACGCATTTTCTTGCCTGTTCGCTCATGGAAACAAGCATTGATACAGCAAGAACTGCCTGTTCACGTATAGAAGGATCCGTATTAAGGTCAAGTAAATTAATCAAGTACCCAACTTGTCCTTCTTTTGCAACAAGACCAGCTGATTTTTCATCCTCAGAAAGCAGCTGAATCAACGATTCCAAAGCCTTTCTCTTGAACTCAACTCCGCCGATCTGAATTCTAGTAAACACGTCTCTAATATAAAGAACTAAATCGTCTTTGGTAGAGTTCGACGAAGGGTGAGAGAGAACAATAGCAGTAGACTGACGAAGCACACCAGAACGGCAAAGAAGGTCTAGATGATGGATCTGCTTAGACAACCACCCAGAAGCCATATCAAGGTCCGACTGCATCAACAGCTTACCCGGAGTCTTCTCCGGGTCAGAACATTCCTCACATAGAGTCTGAACACGAACCAAAGTAGAAAGAAGATTAGGAAGCAATGTCGGAAGCAGCTCATTTTCCGACCAGTGAGGAGAATCAGAAATCTCCGTCAAAAGCGACTTAACAGTAGCAAGCTTCGACCGAAGCACCTGCCAGCGAGAAGTAAAAGACTTAATGGAAAGAGAAAAGGGTAGTAAATGAGAGAGAAGCTTGTTGATTTGGTCAAGGGTTTGAGCCGTAGAAGGCTGCTGAGGTGGTGGTTCGGCGGTGTGATGCATTTTCTTAGCAAGAAAATCAAATGGGTGTCAATAATTTCTAGTCCCCGGAACTAATACCGGGAAAAACTAAGAGAACATATGAAAAGCAATAGAGGGAGCAAAAGTATGGGGTTTGGAGAAATTGAAAGTTTATGGGAAAAAGGGAAATTGGGGGTAGTGATAAATTGCGTAGAGGGGAGGATAAAGCGATAAAGCAATGGAGAGAAGTGGGGTTTTAGGGAGAAACAGAGAGTGGTGCTGTGTGTTGGGTTGGTAGTTGAACGTGGGCTATGAACCGGGGAAGACGGTGACAACTGAACGGCAAATCTAACGTGACTCTATTTACCGCTTTAATATAATCTAGTGCTTCATCGGTGAACTTATTAgattttcctttgttttttttttttaatttcctgAGAAGTTCTACCACGTGAAAACgctatttaatgaaattttaattttagccAGTTgtgaaaaaaatcacaaatttcaCTTGGTGAGTCAGAAATGTCCAACGTATCGATCTATTTGGTAATTACTAGGGGCTCGAtgtgttaaaaataataatttaaagtgttttttaaactttttagtattaaacttttttatttttaaaattagcgatgattaatgtatttaaattgaaattttaaaattagttaaattaattccaaaaggcaacataacaattaaaaaatgatgactaagtattattttgttttaaaattatattttacgcTTAGGTAGTATTATTtgattataaacttttaaattatttttaacaaatctGATTTAGCTGAAGTTTGATTTATAGTGAACTACACAAATAGGAATTAATCAATTTACCACGTTATAAATCAACTAATAAACAATTATTAACATGCATGCAGCTGTCCTTTTCTTTTACCAATTAAATCCAATCGCAcatgacaaaatttatttaatgagagtatttataataaaattttctttacgtATATTTAAGATTACATCTGATATCTCCAATTAAGAGTGAAACAATTTTACCATTCAATCATATGTTAAATAACTTGCATTCACCTGTTATGTCATTCTCAGTTTCCTACACTtcactaaaattaatttataccatCGAAGAATAATATAGTGAAGAGTaattatctaaataattaaattgaaaaaggTTCTAAatgtttcataattttttataagaaaaagatgaaagacatttttatatttctttttcgaAATAATGCAAGcacaataatttaatataataaatcagatatttaataatattaaaatatttaatttcaacatAGCTTATTTTTAAATCGAACAACCTTTATAATAACTCGTCAAACAGTCAATGTATATCAAGGAGACAAGGagttaaaaagagaaaaatcaatTCACAAGCTCAAACAAGAAACAACTACCTTAGTTCGACTAACAAAAGTATGCACAAATTTAAAGTCCTTTTATTTCTATTgtataaaagtattttattttttaaaaaaacaaaaacaaaaaaaaaggtaataaaaattgaaatcacatttttaataaaaaaaacaatccaTGGACTGTCAAAAcaattatcaaaagaaaaatctatGCAAGATCATACTCACAAGGTCATACCCAAAcctcaataaaatataaattttttaatttccatataaaatattctaaaattggattttatttatttaacattgTTTCCCttctatttatttgtatttatatatatatgtatagtataGAAACCCGTGAAGGGTTCCCCTAATTATGTTTAAACTTGTAAGTCAACATCAATTAGGAAAtcgttttcttatttttagttttatttttaaaagagaatGTGAATTGCAGTTTTATCATAAGTAGAATCTTCTAGTTATAATTCTTTTACAAGTATGTAGAATTCCAACATGTATTCTAAGCTATTTCGAATTTGTAAAAGTGTATTATTGAATCTTcactaagaaaatgaaaattagggcctgtttggccatagattttcaaataatatttggaaaaaaatttggcaagtaGTGTTTGTTCATATACTTTGccattatttgataaatatctcaaatttccaaatagtaatttttttagtatttggtccaaaatctcattatttgagatcttttataaattgaaattcactccaaatttttatcttttacaaaaccACCCCTATAATTGTTGCTTGGGTtacattacataatttttttacgttaacaccaaagtagtgatgaaatattcagtgaatgttaaatgatgatatgattattgatgaaaatgataaacAATCGACTAAAGATAAAAAATTCAAGTGATTTGTCTACtttcacgatgtatggaatgatgtttgttgcactcactccaaatgaCAACATTGCTCTAGTGTCATGAacactatttgttattattgtaacgaaaatccaattgacttgtaatacaaacttatgattagttttgatagtttttaaaatttatgtgtgtaaatcatatttttctaaaaaagtcaaatatatttttcaaatactatggccaaacacatgatgaaatttcacccaaataatatttgctaagaatatttgaaaattttatggcTAAATGCTAGCTTAAATCAGTCAATCACCTGAACTATTAAGATTCttacattaaaatttatagtcATGAAGTTTGTTaagtaaatgaaaaaagaaattaaaaaggaaaaagaaattaaaaaggaaaaaaatgtagTAAGACAAACATGTGTTATGTAGTATATACAATCATAGTATATAAGAATTACGTTACATAAgtgaaatttagaattttataacaaatttcTCCTCTCTCAAACTCTTGCTtgcctctctctctttctcatccCTCCTTCTCTATATCTCATCTTGAAAATGACCGGGGGGACGGGGCGGGGGCATGGGATATTACTGATACAATTCGAATTTGCATTAGGTAAGGTATGATGAAgacccttttttctttttcttttcctcttcgATCTCATACTAAGATTTCCCGTGTGTCTCAATGAAGGAGAAATACAATATTGTACTAATTGTATTCCGATAGAGTATATAATGTATGATACTAATGTATAACAGAGATAAAATACAATTGAATACATTAATACAAATCTATAATCAATCGCGGATA
Proteins encoded in this window:
- the LOC101267824 gene encoding vacuolar protein 8, producing the protein MHHTAEPPPQQPSTAQTLDQINKLLSHLLPFSLSIKSFTSRWQVLRSKLATVKSLLTEISDSPHWSENELLPTLLPNLLSTLVRVQTLCEECSDPEKTPGKLLMQSDLDMASGWLSKQIHHLDLLCRSGVLRQSTAIVLSHPSSNSTKDDLVLYIRDVFTRIQIGGVEFKRKALESLIQLLSEDEKSAGLVAKEGQVGYLINLLDLNTDPSIREQAVLAVSMLVSMSEQARKCVFEEGALGPLLRIIESGSVTMKERAVLAVECITNDPENAWAISAYGGVSVLLDLCKSGSIAAQLHGVGAIKNVSTNEDVRIALAEEGAIPVLLQLMVSGKPSAQEKAANCIAILASSGEYYRDLLIQEKGLQRLVHLLHESSSSDTLEYVLRAIHSLSSSDSASRILSSYPTFTIQLAELIKHGSLMLQYISASLLANVTTSEEKKRAIAGCMGSLVKLMESAKPDGLQEVAANALVSLLAVKSNRKELVKDEKSVMKLVQMLDSKNDAVSKKFPVAVVAAIMAGGSQGCRKRLVEAGAYGHLQKLAEAEVVGAKKALQRLSGNRLKSIFTRTWSN